In Etheostoma cragini isolate CJK2018 unplaced genomic scaffold, CSU_Ecrag_1.0 ScbMSFa_1462, whole genome shotgun sequence, a single genomic region encodes these proteins:
- the LOC117939927 gene encoding RNA-binding protein NOB1-like translates to MNKVFCPHCGNKTLKKVAVTITEDGSVHMHFSKNPKVLNAKGLRHSLPLPRGGKHSNNPQLVEDQSFPQQRLSRKARQKTDVFDPDYVAGASPFCQNDVYSRAANLNIRDGQGGGGRRRSNPNATHKKTVRKK, encoded by the exons ATGAACAAGGTGTTCTGTCCTCACTGTGGAAACAAGACTCTGAAGAAGGTTGCCGTGACGATCACGGAGGACGGCAGCGTGCACATGCACTTCTCCAAAAACCCCAAAGTCCTCAACGCCAAGGGACTGAGG CACTCCCTGCCGCTGCCCCGGGGGGGGAAGCACAGCAACAACCCCCAGCTGGTGGAGGACCAGAGCTTCCCCCAGCAGAGACTGTCCCGCAAGGCGCGCCAGAAGACGGACGTCTTCGACCCGGACTACGTGGCCGGGGCGTCCCCGTTCTGCCAGAACGACGTCTACAGCCGCGCCGCCAACCTCAACATCAGAGACGGGCAGGGGGGGGGAGGCCGGAGGCGCTCCAACCCCAACGCCACGCACAAGAAGACGGTTAGGAAGAAgtga